The following proteins are encoded in a genomic region of Helicobacter macacae MIT 99-5501:
- a CDS encoding SPOR domain-containing protein: MDERNELSEILLGNTRQKSSSGKKSIIVVLMAVAVIVLVAFFMWKFLGANEEKISKSGDGTIDKSIATPFENDFGNLGGIDFDAGSIDDSLLKGIEGMQNPQEAPKPDEAETSSLDMIINRLTGSSQQSSKQPTQAVAQNPAPQHTNQQSPQKQATTQPPKPASPQPPQNLKPQQGTLSANGGAPTTGFYWQLGSFSKEPKAEFVALVKKYSYRIQKTTNKNGLTTTRYLLGPYPSEAQAPTREDVQRIFSESPIRVFIP; this comes from the coding sequence ATGGACGAGAGAAATGAACTAAGCGAAATCCTGCTAGGCAACACACGACAGAAGTCTTCTAGTGGCAAAAAAAGCATTATAGTAGTGCTTATGGCGGTGGCTGTAATCGTGCTAGTAGCGTTTTTTATGTGGAAATTTCTAGGAGCAAATGAGGAAAAAATCTCAAAATCAGGCGATGGCACGATAGATAAAAGCATAGCTACACCATTTGAAAATGACTTTGGAAATCTTGGTGGCATAGATTTTGATGCGGGTTCTATTGATGATTCTCTCCTAAAAGGCATAGAAGGTATGCAAAACCCGCAAGAAGCACCAAAACCAGATGAGGCAGAAACCTCTAGCCTAGATATGATAATCAATCGCCTAACAGGCTCATCACAGCAATCATCTAAGCAACCTACCCAAGCCGTAGCGCAAAATCCAGCCCCACAGCATACAAACCAGCAATCTCCACAAAAGCAAGCAACAACTCAACCTCCTAAGCCTGCTAGCCCACAGCCACCACAAAATCTAAAACCACAGCAAGGCACACTTAGCGCAAATGGTGGTGCGCCAACGACAGGATTTTATTGGCAGCTTGGCTCTTTTAGCAAAGAGCCAAAGGCGGAGTTTGTCGCACTTGTCAAAAAATACTCCTATCGTATCCAAAAAACCACAAATAAAAATGGGCTAACCACTACTCGCTATCTGCTAGGTCCATATCCAAGCGAAGCGCAAGCTCCCACTAGGGAGGATGTTCAAAGGATTTTTAGCGAAAGTCCTATACGCGTTTTTATCCCCTAG
- a CDS encoding DUF1882 domain-containing protein, giving the protein MTEMDLKLIKIHTAFYYKKIAGLGQKIHYNGRLLFDKFERVDSLLSSQLIKDHFAQKIIAAHSLILPGDKVENIVFDYNGRDPERFYHKAQLLFREEGFINFTAYSTKTPGHLHLYIHKGHTSLSEGQTLARMLSLKLGQKTPLEWRVFPNNDLPKEFNILSLPYEVYAKERGASWAKHL; this is encoded by the coding sequence ATGACAGAAATGGATTTAAAACTCATCAAAATCCACACAGCGTTTTACTACAAAAAAATCGCTGGGCTAGGGCAAAAGATTCACTATAATGGCAGGCTTTTGTTTGATAAGTTTGAGCGCGTGGATTCTCTACTTTCAAGCCAACTCATAAAAGACCATTTCGCCCAAAAAATTATCGCTGCACATAGTTTGATTCTCCCGGGGGATAAGGTAGAAAATATCGTGTTTGATTACAATGGACGCGACCCAGAGAGATTTTATCACAAGGCACAGCTACTTTTTCGCGAAGAGGGGTTTATCAATTTCACAGCTTATAGCACCAAGACGCCGGGGCATCTTCACCTCTATATCCACAAAGGACACACTTCTTTGAGCGAGGGGCAAACGCTTGCTAGAATGCTTTCACTAAAACTTGGGCAAAAAACTCCTTTAGAATGGCGTGTATTTCCTAACAACGATTTACCAAAAGAATTTAATATTTTATCGTTACCTTATGAAGTATATGCAAAAGAGCGCGGAGCTTCTTGGGCGAAACATCTCTAA
- a CDS encoding serine hydroxymethyltransferase, translating into MPYRLESDDKDIYDLLQKELTRQNQHLEMIASENYTFPAVMEALGSVLTNKYAEGYPSKRYYGGCEFVDEIESIAIERAKKLFGCEYANVQPHSGSQANGAVYNALLKPYDKILGMDLSHGGHLTHGAKVSSSGQTYHSFSYGVELDGKINYEKLANIAYAVKPKILVAGFSAYTRKLDFAKFREIADEVGAILMADIAHIAGLVVAGENPNPFPHCDVVTTTTHKTLRGPRGGIILTNNEEIATKINKSIFPGIQGGPLMNVIAAKAVGFRENLKPQWKDYAKQVRANISKMAEVLINRGYDLVSGGSDNHLILMSFLTKDFSGKDADIALGRAGITVNKNTVPGEKRSPFVTSGIRIGSPALTARGMKEAEFEWIAGKIADILDNITDENLQKATLSEVKELSSRFVVYDKAIF; encoded by the coding sequence ATGCCCTACCGCCTAGAATCTGATGATAAAGACATATATGACTTACTACAAAAAGAACTCACCCGACAAAATCAACACCTAGAAATGATAGCAAGCGAGAATTATACTTTTCCAGCCGTTATGGAAGCACTAGGTAGTGTGCTTACCAACAAATACGCAGAGGGCTATCCAAGCAAGCGATATTATGGCGGCTGTGAGTTTGTCGATGAAATTGAGTCTATTGCGATTGAGCGAGCAAAGAAGCTATTTGGCTGTGAGTATGCAAATGTCCAGCCTCATTCGGGCTCACAAGCAAATGGTGCGGTTTATAACGCGCTTTTAAAGCCCTATGATAAGATTTTGGGAATGGATTTAAGCCACGGAGGACATCTCACGCACGGCGCGAAAGTGAGCTCTTCTGGGCAGACTTACCATAGCTTTTCTTATGGGGTAGAGCTAGATGGCAAAATCAACTACGAAAAGCTAGCAAATATCGCTTATGCAGTGAAGCCAAAGATTTTAGTCGCGGGATTTTCAGCATATACGCGCAAGCTAGATTTTGCTAAGTTTAGAGAGATTGCAGATGAGGTGGGAGCGATACTTATGGCTGATATAGCGCATATTGCAGGGCTTGTAGTCGCAGGGGAAAATCCAAACCCATTTCCACATTGCGATGTCGTAACGACAACTACACACAAGACTTTGCGAGGACCACGAGGAGGAATCATTCTAACAAACAATGAAGAAATCGCCACCAAGATAAACAAAAGTATTTTTCCCGGGATTCAAGGTGGACCGCTTATGAATGTCATAGCGGCAAAAGCGGTTGGATTTAGGGAAAATCTAAAGCCTCAATGGAAAGATTATGCTAAACAAGTTAGGGCAAATATTTCCAAAATGGCAGAAGTGTTAATAAATAGGGGGTATGATTTAGTCAGCGGAGGGAGTGATAATCATCTCATTTTGATGAGCTTTTTGACAAAGGATTTTAGCGGCAAAGATGCGGACATCGCACTAGGCAGAGCTGGAATCACTGTAAATAAAAACACCGTCCCCGGAGAGAAGCGAAGCCCTTTTGTAACAAGCGGTATCCGCATAGGCTCGCCCGCACTAACAGCGCGTGGAATGAAAGAAGCGGAGTTTGAGTGGATAGCGGGCAAAATCGCAGATATTTTGGACAATATCACAGATGAGAATCTCCAAAAGGCGACTTTGTCGGAGGTAAAAGAGCTAAGTTCTCGTTTTGTGGTGTATGACAAGGCGATATTTTAG
- the lysS gene encoding lysine--tRNA ligase yields MFENTYIQQRIKKAHTLREKNLNPYANGTKRTITNAEFLQKYAYLKTQDAESSQETESSETQDEIQNETIVGRVRFIRLMGKACFVKIQDESGILQAYLCLNDLDETSWEVVKKLLEVGDIVSVEGFGFVTKMGELSIHAKGFKILTKAIVPLPEKFHGLTDVELRYRQRYVDLIVNSEVREVFKLRSKIVSLVRRFFEEKGFLEVETPMLHPIPGGANAKPFITHHNALGVDRYLRIAPELYLKRLIVGGFEAVFELNRNFRNEGMDHSHNPEFSMIEFYWAYHTYEDLIALTKEFFSYLLENLGMSQKVPFLDSSKESNGDFDTQSNSNGGDSSDFGGGDSSQNHSEDSRGQSSYIDFGKWQILSYEDSLEQVGGIAREILTDEEKLRQYLVKRGVKLEPNMSYGKLLDSAFSEFVESHLINPTFITQYPIDISPLARRNDSDSSKADRFELFIGGKEIANGFSELNDPLDQLDRFRSQVAQKEKGDEEAQYMDEDFVWALGYGMPPTAGQGIGIDRLVMLLTNARTIKDVLLFPAMKPMKEDFGAESSQESNTKPKKEDKNKI; encoded by the coding sequence ATGTTTGAAAACACTTATATACAACAGCGAATAAAAAAAGCACATACTTTAAGAGAAAAAAACCTAAATCCTTATGCAAACGGCACAAAACGCACAATAACAAATGCAGAATTTCTACAAAAATATGCCTATCTAAAAACGCAAGACGCAGAATCTAGCCAAGAAACTGAATCTAGCGAAACACAAGATGAAATACAAAATGAAACAATAGTTGGGCGTGTGCGCTTTATCCGCCTTATGGGCAAAGCTTGCTTTGTCAAAATCCAAGATGAAAGTGGCATTTTGCAAGCATATCTTTGCTTAAATGATTTAGATGAGACTTCGTGGGAAGTGGTAAAAAAGCTCCTTGAAGTAGGCGACATAGTCAGTGTAGAGGGATTTGGCTTTGTAACCAAGATGGGCGAGCTAAGTATCCACGCAAAAGGTTTTAAGATATTGACTAAAGCCATTGTGCCATTGCCAGAGAAATTTCACGGGCTAACAGATGTGGAGCTTCGCTATCGTCAAAGATATGTGGACTTAATCGTAAATAGCGAAGTGAGAGAGGTTTTTAAACTTCGTAGCAAAATCGTTAGCCTTGTGCGGAGATTTTTTGAGGAAAAAGGGTTTTTAGAAGTAGAAACGCCTATGCTACACCCTATACCCGGGGGCGCAAATGCCAAGCCATTTATCACACACCACAATGCGCTAGGTGTGGATAGGTATCTGCGAATCGCGCCAGAGCTATATCTCAAGCGACTTATTGTAGGGGGGTTTGAAGCGGTATTTGAGCTAAATAGAAACTTTCGCAATGAGGGAATGGACCACAGCCACAACCCAGAATTTAGTATGATAGAGTTTTATTGGGCTTATCATACTTATGAGGATTTAATTGCCTTGACAAAGGAATTTTTCTCCTATTTGCTAGAAAATCTAGGAATGAGCCAAAAAGTTCCTTTTTTGGATTCTAGTAAAGAATCAAATGGAGATTTTGACACACAGAGTAATTCTAATGGGGGTGATTCTAGTGATTTTGGTGGTGGCGATTCTAGCCAAAATCATAGCGAGGATTCTAGGGGGCAGTCTAGCTATATTGACTTTGGTAAATGGCAGATTTTGAGCTATGAGGATAGCTTGGAGCAAGTCGGTGGGATTGCACGAGAGATTCTCACAGATGAGGAAAAACTACGCCAATACCTTGTAAAAAGGGGCGTAAAACTAGAACCAAATATGAGCTATGGCAAGCTACTTGATAGTGCGTTTAGCGAGTTTGTAGAATCTCATCTTATAAATCCCACTTTCATCACGCAGTATCCTATCGACATTAGTCCGCTTGCTAGGCGAAATGATAGCGATTCTAGCAAAGCAGATAGGTTTGAGCTATTTATCGGTGGCAAGGAGATTGCCAATGGATTTAGCGAGCTAAATGACCCGCTAGACCAGTTAGATAGATTTCGCTCACAAGTAGCCCAAAAAGAAAAGGGCGATGAGGAAGCGCAGTATATGGACGAGGATTTTGTGTGGGCACTTGGCTATGGTATGCCACCCACAGCGGGGCAGGGCATAGGAATTGATAGGCTTGTTATGCTTCTGACAAACGCAAGGACAATCAAAGATGTGCTACTATTTCCTGCGATGAAGCCGATGAAAGAGGACTTTGGCGCAGAATCTAGCCAAGAATCAAATACAAAACCTAAAAAAGAAGATAAAAACAAAATCTAA
- a CDS encoding CvpA family protein, translated as MNYIDAGLIVVIVVFGFRGFANGFIREVCSLLGILIGVYLGSMFAIPVGEVLTQIYDFNSKTIHTVLGFFVVLGVSWIFFMLVAYALSRTFTFMGLDFLNKTLGFVFCSVKTFFIFSIIAYCLSQVKFIEENVGKVARENSQIYLKMLKAAEFVIHFPIVDSAKQNLPQVPEPLQNVQKSIKGKK; from the coding sequence ATGAATTATATTGATGCGGGCTTGATTGTTGTTATTGTCGTGTTTGGTTTTCGCGGTTTTGCAAATGGATTTATTAGAGAAGTGTGTAGCCTGCTAGGTATCCTTATTGGCGTGTATCTAGGCTCTATGTTTGCGATACCTGTGGGCGAAGTGCTAACCCAAATCTACGATTTTAATAGTAAAACCATTCATACTGTGCTTGGATTTTTTGTGGTGCTTGGTGTGAGCTGGATATTTTTTATGCTCGTTGCTTACGCGCTTTCTAGGACATTTACTTTTATGGGGTTGGATTTTTTAAATAAAACACTTGGTTTTGTTTTTTGCTCCGTAAAGACATTTTTTATTTTTAGCATTATTGCATACTGCCTATCTCAAGTGAAGTTTATCGAAGAAAATGTCGGCAAAGTAGCGCGAGAGAATAGCCAAATATACCTAAAAATGCTAAAAGCAGCGGAATTTGTTATACATTTTCCAATAGTCGATAGCGCAAAGCAAAATCTACCGCAAGTGCCTGAACCACTGCAAAATGTGCAAAAAAGCATAAAAGGCAAAAAGTAG
- a CDS encoding apolipoprotein N-acyltransferase (Transfers the fatty acyl group on membrane lipoproteins), producing the protein MKKNPQKNNSSKKSPTSYLHFYKILKNMIDFFRAKLDFIANIPKLSLPSLVRFDKSQWQNFALLNYYGLIFGILFSAWLYAFVGIVEVCGGFSDNVSMWLNMFGVIALSALGIVSIACYLLAPVRIRFYFGFFAGILLLYWIALSFRYTPFPFLIPLVWLGIGLIIGAIFWVLLFFKHIIFRIFTLMILGSIHPFGFDWLVPQSFFAYSAFGVSEWDFFFVVVGVALLVVALLRSDINFPKKSKKSHSSSLRPSVRIYIGFFGVISLALALDIDGLGGKHTQTSTDSSTQLIAKSSTDSSDLFLRGNFALAQTYFKQDFKWSKSALDEIKETTFSTIEQAKINGKKAIILPETILPIVLDSQIATLEELQSISDDIAIILGAFSKPNFNSTYIIHKGEVQILNKVILAPFGEKMPLPDFLAKPLLKLFFGIDEGLDSASAPQDFVLFERVFRNAICYEGTSKELYADSPNLVVMISNNGWFYPSIEPYLQRTLMKYYARKAKSTILHSANLSPSFILSSKVLDDNFDTVIHIKD; encoded by the coding sequence TTGAAAAAAAATCCACAAAAAAACAACTCCTCAAAAAAATCCCCCACCTCATATTTGCATTTTTACAAAATTCTTAAAAATATGATAGATTTTTTTCGCGCCAAACTAGATTTTATCGCCAATATCCCCAAACTTTCTTTGCCATCTTTGGTGCGATTTGACAAATCCCAATGGCAAAATTTTGCTTTGCTAAATTATTATGGTTTGATTTTTGGGATTCTCTTTAGTGCGTGGCTGTATGCGTTTGTAGGGATTGTGGAAGTATGTGGTGGCTTTAGTGATAACGTGTCTATGTGGCTTAATATGTTTGGAGTGATTGCATTAAGTGCGCTTGGGATTGTTAGTATAGCTTGCTATCTGCTTGCGCCTGTTAGGATACGATTTTATTTTGGATTTTTTGCAGGGATTTTACTTTTGTATTGGATTGCACTCTCATTTCGCTACACTCCATTCCCATTTCTTATACCTCTTGTGTGGCTTGGGATTGGTTTAATCATTGGGGCGATTTTTTGGGTATTGCTTTTTTTTAAACATATCATTTTTAGGATTTTCACACTTATGATTTTGGGGAGTATCCACCCTTTTGGATTTGATTGGCTTGTGCCACAAAGTTTTTTTGCATATAGTGCATTTGGTGTGAGTGAGTGGGATTTCTTCTTTGTCGTTGTAGGGGTGGCACTGCTAGTAGTAGCATTGCTTAGAAGTGATATAAACTTCCCCAAAAAGTCAAAAAAATCTCACTCCTCTAGTCTCCGTCCTAGTGTCCGCATCTATATAGGATTTTTTGGTGTGATAAGTTTGGCTTTGGCACTTGATATAGACGGACTAGGAGGGAAGCACACTCAAACTAGCACAGATTCTAGCACGCAACTTATCGCAAAATCTAGCACAGATTCTAGCGATTTGTTTTTAAGAGGAAATTTTGCCCTTGCCCAAACCTACTTTAAGCAAGATTTCAAATGGAGCAAAAGCGCGCTAGATGAGATAAAAGAAACGACATTTAGCACCATAGAGCAAGCAAAAATAAATGGCAAAAAAGCTATCATCTTGCCTGAAACGATACTGCCAATCGTGCTAGATTCTCAAATCGCCACTTTAGAGGAGCTACAAAGCATTTCAGATGATATTGCTATCATTTTGGGGGCGTTTAGTAAGCCAAATTTTAACTCCACTTATATCATTCACAAAGGCGAAGTGCAAATCCTAAACAAAGTGATTCTAGCTCCATTTGGCGAAAAAATGCCACTGCCTGACTTTCTAGCAAAGCCACTTTTGAAGCTGTTTTTTGGGATTGATGAGGGGCTAGATTCTGCTAGTGCGCCACAAGATTTTGTCCTTTTTGAGCGTGTGTTTCGCAATGCTATTTGCTATGAGGGGACAAGCAAAGAACTATATGCTGATAGCCCAAACCTCGTAGTGATGATAAGCAATAATGGCTGGTTTTATCCAAGCATTGAGCCATATTTGCAACGAACCCTTATGAAATATTACGCAAGAAAAGCAAAAAGCACGATTTTGCACTCTGCAAATCTTTCGCCCTCTTTTATCCTATCATCAAAAGTGCTTGATGATAATTTTGATACCGTGATACATATCAAGGATTAA
- a CDS encoding ABC transporter ATP-binding protein: MLLSAKNVSHSFETLLYEGVDLELQEGESIAILGVSGSGKSTLLANLSTMLAPKSGTISLLDSSDVYTLRPNERLKLLRENLGIIFQAHYLFRGFSALENLQVSATLTQKPIDMELLENLGIAHTLHQNSADLSGGQQQRLSIARVLLKKPRIIYADEPTGNLDKNTAISVMNALQEYISHHKAGLIIATHDESIAKSCTYTYTIHQKGLRQI, encoded by the coding sequence ATGCTACTAAGCGCGAAAAATGTCAGCCATAGTTTTGAGACACTTTTATATGAGGGGGTGGATTTGGAATTACAAGAGGGAGAGAGTATCGCTATTTTGGGTGTATCTGGCAGTGGCAAATCCACACTTCTAGCAAATCTATCCACTATGCTAGCACCAAAAAGTGGCACTATCTCACTGCTAGATTCTAGTGATGTTTACACACTAAGGCCGAATGAGCGACTAAAGCTGCTGCGCGAAAATCTAGGCATAATCTTTCAAGCACATTATCTTTTTCGCGGTTTTAGCGCACTAGAAAATCTCCAAGTAAGCGCGACACTCACGCAAAAGCCTATCGATATGGAGCTACTAGAAAATCTAGGTATAGCCCACACTCTCCACCAAAACTCCGCTGATTTATCAGGCGGGCAACAGCAACGACTATCTATCGCTCGCGTGCTACTAAAAAAACCTCGCATAATCTATGCCGATGAGCCAACGGGCAATCTTGACAAAAACACCGCGATAAGCGTGATGAACGCCTTGCAAGAATACATCTCTCATCATAAAGCAGGGCTTATCATCGCTACTCACGATGAAAGCATAGCAAAATCTTGCACATACACCTACACTATCCACCAAAAAGGCTTACGACAAATCTAA
- the uvrA gene encoding excinuclease ABC subunit UvrA, with protein sequence MQDFIHIIGARENNLKNLSLTIPKNKLVVFTGLSGSGKSTLAFDTLYAEGQRRYIESLSSYARQFLDRVGKPEVDKIEGLTPAIAIDQKTTSKNPRSTVGTITEIYDYLRLLYARVGKQHCHLCGKPISQMSSSDIISQVLSLPSNAKMMILSPIVREKKGTFADKLQDLRQKGFVRAQINGVITRLDEEIELSKSKKHTIKVVIDRLTNTDENKTRLAQAVEKALNESYGEVEIEYTLESKDSKEQSSIADSSAESKIVHYSEHFACFDCKVSFEPLEPLSFSFNSPKGACDMCGGLGSTYTLDIKKILNTSLPLLEGGIKVIFGYNRSYYAELFRAFCKAEGIDTKSSFDELSKQQQDSLLYNGGKEVVLEWRGSKLKREWKGILAIAHDMFRDERDLADYMSEKPCSACKAHRLKPESLSVKVSSKGIGEVIDMPIEESYAFFAKEANFTHLNAQETMIAEPILKELRERLFFLVDVGLGYLTLGRDARTISGGESQRIRIASQIGSGLTGVMYVLDEPSIGLHERDTLKLIKTLRSLQEKGNTVIVVEHDRETIINADFIVDIGPGAGNRGGEVIYSGDLRGMLSANTLTAEYINRKKDIFYPQNRAQKEWLTISSVTINNIKNLSVKIPLGNFVCVTGVSGSGKSSLILQTLLPVAQEILNNARKIKKCDGVEILGLEHLDKVIYLDQTPIGRTPRSNPATYTGTMDEIRALFAQVKEAKMLGFGVSRFSFNVKGGRCEKCQGEGEIRIEMHFLPDVMVKCDLCNGAKYNPQTLSIKYKGKSIAEVLAMSVDSACEFFAKIPRIYQKLKTLQDVGLGYIQLGQNALTLSGGEAQRIKLAKELSRKDTGRTLYVLDEPTTGLHFGDVDKLTRVLHHLVELGNSVIVVEHNLDLIKNADYIIDMGPEGGAKGGKVVDSGKVVDFIKNAKKSRSYTARFLAQEFESQKCKKS encoded by the coding sequence ATGCAAGATTTTATCCATATCATAGGCGCGAGAGAAAACAATCTCAAAAATCTAAGCCTAACAATCCCAAAAAATAAACTAGTGGTTTTCACAGGGCTTTCAGGTAGTGGCAAATCAACCCTTGCATTTGATACGCTCTATGCAGAGGGGCAGAGGCGATATATCGAGTCTCTATCAAGCTATGCTAGGCAGTTTTTGGATAGGGTAGGCAAGCCAGAGGTTGATAAAATTGAGGGGCTAACCCCTGCGATTGCTATCGACCAAAAGACTACTTCTAAAAATCCGCGCTCTACGGTTGGGACGATAACTGAAATTTATGACTATTTGCGCTTGCTTTATGCAAGGGTGGGCAAGCAGCATTGTCATCTGTGTGGCAAGCCTATCTCACAGATGAGTTCAAGTGATATTATCTCTCAAGTTTTATCATTGCCAAGCAATGCAAAAATGATGATTCTCTCCCCCATAGTGCGCGAAAAAAAGGGGACATTTGCTGATAAACTCCAAGACTTGCGACAAAAAGGCTTTGTCCGAGCGCAGATAAATGGTGTCATTACCCGACTTGATGAGGAAATAGAGCTATCAAAAAGCAAAAAACATACGATAAAAGTTGTCATTGATAGGCTAACAAATACTGATGAAAACAAAACCCGACTTGCCCAAGCCGTAGAAAAAGCCCTAAATGAATCTTATGGCGAAGTAGAAATCGAATACACGCTAGAATCTAAAGACTCTAAAGAGCAATCTAGCATTGCAGATTCTAGCGCAGAATCCAAGATAGTGCATTATTCTGAACATTTTGCTTGCTTTGATTGTAAGGTAAGCTTTGAGCCACTAGAGCCACTTAGCTTTAGTTTTAATTCCCCCAAAGGCGCGTGTGATATGTGCGGTGGGCTAGGTAGCACATATACGCTTGATATAAAAAAGATTTTAAACACCTCGCTACCCTTGCTAGAGGGTGGCATAAAAGTCATTTTTGGCTACAATCGTAGCTATTATGCCGAGCTGTTTCGCGCTTTTTGTAAAGCAGAGGGGATAGATACAAAATCTAGCTTTGATGAGCTAAGCAAACAACAGCAAGATTCTTTGCTTTATAACGGAGGCAAAGAGGTTGTGCTGGAGTGGCGAGGGAGCAAGCTAAAGCGCGAGTGGAAAGGGATTTTAGCCATAGCTCACGATATGTTTAGAGATGAGAGGGATTTGGCAGACTATATGAGTGAGAAGCCTTGCAGTGCGTGCAAAGCACATAGACTAAAGCCAGAATCTCTAAGCGTAAAAGTCTCTAGCAAAGGCATCGGCGAAGTTATTGATATGCCCATAGAGGAGAGCTATGCTTTTTTTGCCAAAGAAGCAAACTTCACTCATCTAAATGCACAAGAAACAATGATAGCCGAGCCGATTCTAAAGGAGCTAAGAGAGAGGCTGTTTTTTTTGGTAGATGTGGGGCTAGGCTATCTCACTCTTGGTAGAGACGCACGCACTATAAGCGGTGGAGAGTCCCAAAGAATCCGCATAGCAAGCCAAATCGGTAGTGGGCTAACAGGTGTAATGTATGTGCTAGATGAGCCAAGTATCGGCTTGCACGAGCGCGATACCCTAAAGCTCATAAAAACACTTAGAAGTCTGCAAGAAAAAGGCAACACCGTAATCGTAGTCGAGCACGATAGAGAGACGATAATAAATGCGGATTTTATCGTAGATATAGGACCAGGGGCAGGCAATCGTGGTGGGGAGGTGATTTATAGTGGGGATTTGCGTGGAATGCTAAGCGCAAACACGCTTACGGCTGAATACATAAACCGCAAAAAAGATATTTTTTATCCGCAAAATCGCGCTCAAAAAGAGTGGCTAACTATCTCAAGCGTAACGATAAACAATATAAAAAATCTAAGTGTAAAGATTCCGCTTGGTAATTTTGTGTGTGTAACGGGCGTGAGTGGAAGTGGCAAAAGCTCTCTCATACTTCAGACGCTACTTCCCGTAGCCCAAGAGATTCTAAACAATGCTAGAAAAATCAAAAAATGCGATGGCGTAGAAATACTAGGGCTAGAGCATTTAGACAAAGTAATCTACCTAGACCAGACACCTATCGGGCGCACTCCAAGAAGCAACCCTGCCACATACACAGGCACAATGGACGAAATCCGTGCGTTATTTGCCCAAGTCAAAGAAGCAAAAATGCTAGGTTTTGGGGTAAGTCGCTTTAGCTTCAATGTCAAAGGCGGGAGGTGCGAGAAATGTCAGGGCGAGGGCGAAATCCGCATAGAAATGCACTTTTTACCAGATGTAATGGTGAAGTGTGATTTGTGTAATGGTGCGAAATACAACCCACAAACTTTGTCAATCAAATACAAGGGAAAATCCATAGCCGAAGTGCTAGCGATGAGTGTGGATAGCGCGTGCGAATTTTTCGCCAAAATCCCTAGAATCTATCAAAAGCTAAAAACTTTGCAAGATGTCGGGCTTGGCTATATCCAGCTAGGACAAAATGCCCTAACGCTAAGCGGTGGCGAAGCCCAAAGAATCAAACTCGCAAAGGAGCTAAGTCGCAAAGACACGGGGCGCACGCTATATGTGCTAGATGAGCCAACTACGGGACTACACTTCGGCGATGTCGATAAGCTAACGCGTGTGCTTCATCATCTAGTCGAGCTAGGCAATAGTGTGATTGTTGTCGAGCATAATTTAGATTTAATCAAAAACGCTGATTATATAATCGATATGGGACCAGAGGGTGGGGCAAAAGGTGGAAAGGTGGTCGATAGTGGCAAGGTGGTAGATTTCATAAAAAACGCCAAAAAAAGTCGTAGCTACACAGCAAGATTTCTAGCACAAGAGTTTGAATCTCAAAAATGTAAAAAATCCTAG
- the gatC gene encoding Asp-tRNA(Asn)/Glu-tRNA(Gln) amidotransferase subunit GatC: MQIDDELLGKLQRLAMIEIDDEHKEKVRENLSEILNFVENLNSIDTDSITLTNNEKTPLRADEPKQSTIAKEVLANAPSTQDGFFIVPKIIE; the protein is encoded by the coding sequence ATGCAAATTGATGATGAATTGCTAGGTAAGTTGCAACGATTGGCGATGATAGAAATCGATGATGAGCACAAAGAAAAAGTGCGCGAAAATCTTAGTGAGATTTTGAACTTTGTAGAAAATCTAAATAGCATTGATACGGATTCTATTACGCTCACAAACAATGAAAAAACACCACTAAGAGCTGATGAGCCAAAGCAATCAACAATAGCAAAAGAAGTGCTAGCAAACGCACCAAGCACACAAGATGGCTTTTTTATCGTGCCTAAAATCATTGAATAA